From one bacterium Scap17 genomic stretch:
- a CDS encoding allophanate hydrolase subunit 1: MAGADSHGRGTSPQLRLETVGMDSLIIRLFDRIEESNMAWVLAADSALREAFGAALVDLVPSYTTLLLHYDVAALEEGEARARIQAALADLAPGSGQQGQLHEVPVWYDDSVGPELASIAARLGISVEALIERHGAHDYCVFALGFAPGFAFMGVLEEALTTPRLKTPRQKIAPGSVGIADRQAAIYPSRSPGGWNILGRTPITLFGRNEAGEPSSRFMPGDRVRFVSVSREEFVRLGGDVTPLEERA, from the coding sequence ATGGCGGGGGCTGACAGCCACGGCCGTGGCACGTCACCGCAGCTGCGCCTCGAGACCGTCGGCATGGACTCGCTGATCATCCGGCTGTTCGATCGCATCGAGGAATCCAACATGGCCTGGGTGCTGGCCGCCGACAGTGCGCTGCGTGAAGCCTTCGGCGCGGCGCTGGTCGATCTGGTGCCGTCCTACACCACGCTGCTGCTGCACTACGATGTGGCCGCGCTGGAAGAAGGCGAGGCGCGTGCCCGTATCCAGGCTGCGCTGGCGGATCTCGCGCCGGGCAGTGGCCAGCAGGGCCAGCTGCATGAAGTGCCCGTCTGGTATGACGACAGTGTCGGGCCGGAGCTGGCATCGATCGCCGCGCGGCTGGGCATCAGTGTCGAGGCGCTGATCGAGCGTCACGGGGCGCATGACTACTGCGTGTTCGCCCTCGGCTTCGCGCCCGGTTTCGCCTTCATGGGCGTGCTGGAAGAGGCGCTGACCACACCGCGCCTCAAGACGCCGCGCCAGAAGATCGCCCCCGGCAGCGTCGGTATCGCTGACCGTCAGGCCGCCATCTACCCGTCACGCTCTCCCGGTGGCTGGAACATTCTGGGCCGTACGCCCATCACCCTGTTCGGGCGCAACGAGGCCGGTGAACCGTCCAGTCGTTTCATGCCCGGTGACCGCGTGCGCTTTGTCTCCGTGAGCCGAGAGGAATTCGTTCGCCTGGGCGGCGATGTCACCCCGCTGGAGGAGCGCGCATGA